The Molothrus aeneus isolate 106 chromosome 9, BPBGC_Maene_1.0, whole genome shotgun sequence region TGTCTGGGTGCCGTGTCCGTGGCACTGACCGAGTGCCAGAGTAAAGCTGCGTTCCAGCAGAGGGAGCTTTGTCACAGCTGCTGCGAGAGAGGTTCGGAACTCCTCGGAGCGCAACTCTTCTTAGCAGTGTGTTCGGTAAACTTGCGCCAGGGAGCGCATCCGGGCAGGAGGTGTTTCCCTCCGTGTTTTACAGCCGCTGTGCTTTGGTCTCCATCAGGAGATGATGCAgtggtgctggggcagggatgctgggatggTGTTCGGCACACAGGTCACAGTCCTGAATCAGCAGTGAGGGGTTGGCAGGGGCACATCCTGGAGGAAAGGTCCCTTTCCATCAGCCACATTGCCTGCCCCGATCCGATCCAGGTGTGCTGGTTCCAGTTCTGTTACCAGATTccttctgctgtgctgcagagaatCCACTCTGCTGGGTTCCAGTCTGGAAAATCTCCTAGTGTCAATGTCCTGACAATTCCAGTtagagctgctgggaggagaaTTTTGAACCTCTGCTGGGTTCCAGTCAAGCTCTCCCGGATTCAGCATTACAATATTAGTGTTAATTTTTGCTTTAGCTTATTAGGTACTGAAATAAAGTGTTTGGTTACATTTGCAGGCGATGACAGTAAGATGTGAGGAGGTACagtattaaaatttaaaagaaaattttaagaaagTATTCAGAAAAGCATGCagtgcagaaaggaaaaggcagatcACTTTTGATTGGGTGGTTATGATATCAGGAgtgacttcagaaaaaaagaaaatcatggGGGATTCTGGATCACAGATCACAGAATATTGAGGACAGAGTGGCTGTAGGGAcaagagaggctgtggaggagGACAGTGCACCCCAAAAGGAGGGAGTGGCACAGCAGTGCACCCCAAAAGGAGGGTGTGGCACAGCAGTGCACCCCAAAAGGAGGGtgtggcacagctgagcaccCCAGGTGTCTGCACAGGAGGGAGaggtgctgtgctggtgctgtgcagcccCGAGGAAGTGAGGGATAAGGGCTTCATCCATCCCCACGGGAAGCAGCCGGTGGTTTAACATCCCAGTGAACACTGTAATCACATGTGATGCTGGACAAAGTATTTAATGGCCTAGATAAAAGTATTCAGGTTGTTTAATTGCTGCTTTACATAGACCTACTGCCCTACTTTTACAAGGTTTAGAATTGTGCTGAGAAATTGTTTCCATGGAAGCAGAGATCACCAAAGAAATGATGCACTCCACATTTCCTACAGGATTATTCCTTTTACAGCCTGCTGTTCTAAATAATTAACTCTTGTAGTACTGTTGCAGCTTAGcatggattaaaagaaataatacttGTTTTGGTGTCATAGAGgcattacatttttaaaatatatataaatatatataagtaGTtggatatatacatatatacatatagatatatatagttGGAAAAACTTGTCTTCAAAGTAAGTCCGTTCCTTCCTTATTTACAGAAGGGAAAATCCACcagtaaaagaaaaagtcaATGAAGAAGTGCACTTTTATTTTGAACTATATTTCACATTTGGCATTTaaataatgtgaaataaaatatagaCAAGATATGAGGAGGTAGGTGATAGTTAAATGGATTTTGACTTTGAAGGAGGGatgtgaaaattaaaagaaaaaaggacatTATTGTAGTGTGGGTAAATGAATGActcagaaatgggaaaagagtTGCTAAACTATTATAGAATCATCAACATGACAAATTGACTTACCTGGCAGTTTTAATAGTGGTTTTAGCCGTAGATCTCAATTATTTTCCAAGAAAGCTAACTGCGGTTATTATTACCTGAAGGAATATCCAGATTGTGTCCTGCTTTGGCAGAGGGTATTTACATCCCATTTCCACGTGGAGCTCTGATTTTACACCTAttccctggcaggcagggtCCTTCCCAGTGAGCACAGAGCCACgagtgcaggagctggcaggccCTGGAAGTGGGGCAGTGCTCAGGTGAGCAGCACACAGGTAGGAGCTGACTGCAAGGCACGTGGCTGGGAGTGCAGTGCACACACTGCTCTGTGGTCATTACTGGTCTCAAAATAATGATTTATAAACAGTCTGACAGGGTTTGGCAAATCAGATGAATGGGACTGACTTAATGCAAACTGGAAAATCTTTGTCAGCTGCTGCCAAAGCACATGGAAATGGTAAGACAGGTTTGTAGATCACTGGGAGAGTTGAGAGCCCCTGGAATGTTCTGTGAAAGGCATTAAAGTTCAGATTGAAAAATTTCTTAAGACATAACAAACAACTTTGTAAGGGCAACATAAGCATGAAAATCAGTATTCCTAGTGCTGCCTTGGGATGAGCATGTGCCAAAGGAAAGGTGGGAGAGAAGCTTTCCATGCTGGAAAATGAGGATGAtttctgcaggagagcagccatCAACCTGGTCAGCTGTGGTTCCTCTTGGAACAGCAGATGCCCCAGGCAGCAACCATCAAACTCCCAAAGGCTTTATTTAATAAAGCTATGGAAGTAGAAAGTCCATAACTGATAAGAATCTAGATAGTGGAATGATAAGAGGTGCTGTGCAGTGAAAGACACAGGAACAACCATGATGGAAGTGGAGGAGTAGGatttcctgcagaaaaggaagaacCTCTTTAAACAGCCATTTGCATACAGTCCATACAAAGTGTAAATAAGGAAAAGGGCCAGCTGCTCGTCTTTAATCCATAACGGAAGCCCATGGCAGGAGTTTGGCTGCTgtctcttttcttccctgttgTTTCCTCATCAAGCAGGAGCgagggaggcagctggaggcaggTGCCACTCCCTGAGAAGaaacagggagctgggaagctgctggctgggatttgggaaggagaTGGCAGATGTTTTGGAAGAAGAACCTGTTTGGTGGGTCTGATTTGAATCAATAAAGGGAGCAGCACGCCAGTGTGTGGGAATGAGCAGCCTCCATTAGTGGATTAAAGCTTTGGATGCTGCCTGCTGTCGCTCAGGACTTTATCTGTGCTTTTCTCCTGCACTATGGAGCCTCTGTTTGGGGTTGTGCTGGGTTTGATGCTGGCAGTCGCTTCACCAGCCCACGACAGCTGTACCTGTGAGACCAACAAGTGGGCAGTGTGTGCCCAGGATGGCCCAGGGAACTGCACCTGCAGGCTGGCAGGTTCAGATCACCCTGTAGACTGCTCAACCCTGACTTCTAAATGCTTCCTGATGAAGGCAGAAATGATGCCCCTGAAGGAGAAGCGCCTCTGGAGACCTCCCCAGGGGGTGTCAGACAGCGATGGCATGTACAACCCCGACTGCGAGGACAGCGGTGTGTTTAAGGCCAGGCAGTGCAACCAGTCCAGCACCTGCTGGTGCGTGAACACTGCGGGCGTGCGCAGGACCGAGAAGGGaggcagcagcctgagctgcagcgAGCTGGTCCGGACCAGGTGGATCTACATGGAGCTGACACACAAGAGGAGCTCCAGTGCCTTCGCCGTTCCCGACGTGGCCAAGGCCCTGACGCAGCTGTTTGAGAGCCGGTACAAGCTGCACCCCAAGTACATCGCGGCCATCAAGTACGACCCCCCCCTTATCCAAATCCGCCTGGACCAGAACAAGAAACCCAGGTGGGATGTAGATATAGCTGACGTGGCCTATTACTTTGAAAAAGATGTGAACAATGACTCCGTGTTTCCATCCAACAGTAGATTGACTGTCTCGGTCAACGGAGATGCTCTGGCTATTGAGAAGCTCGGGATTTACTATGTGGATGAAAAGCCCCCAGAGTTCTCCATGAggcagctggcagctggcaTTGGTGCTGTGGTCACCGTGGTGCTCCTCACTGCTGGCATTGGCATCGCCGTGCTGCTCGTCCTCAGGTGGCTGCACAGAAGGACATATAAAAAATTTGAGTGTAAAGAAATGAGGGAAATTAAAGCCCCAAGCttagagctgccctgagctgaAAGAAGAACGGCAActacaggaagaaaaggaaaagaaaaaggcacaaaataCAAAGAACAGACTCGGTGTATGTGATGGATTTggagttttttccttcctacGGGAATTTGTACAGTGAATGTTCTAAATTATTCTTGTTTAGTTAGAATAAATTTTTGGGGTAGAAATGAATTTGGGAGTCAGTtacctaaatattttaaatgactCCTGCTTTGGAGGGTAAGAAAACTGTTACAGCTGTCTATTTAACATAACACAGAAGGCTTTCACTCCTGCTGCAGGCCTGGCTCAGATTGCTTAAATACTTAAATACTCTGTGGGGTTCTTGGTgtatctatttactgaaattaaAACACTTGCCTCAGCATATTTGGGCTATATTGCTGCTTTTCTCATGGTAGACttctttaaaatgcagtttgtttTTAGTTCATGGGggctttgaaaaacaaaagtttCTGGAACTTTTTTTATCAGCAAATAATTTCATGAATATTACTAACTAATCCTATAAGATAATGCTAAGATACTCTGCAACATCAGAGTGATTCGTTAGGAAACATCCCAGGTGTTGGGTCGCTTCCAGGGGCGGAGATCCCAAGTTCCTGGGTTTGTATTCAGGCAGCACAGTGAGCTATTCCCACTTGTGCTCTTTAATAAGGGTCTGACACTCCTCGTCAGCAAAGATCTCTTGATCCCCATGCAAGTGTAAGTTAACCTTGCTGTTCTGCCCACATTCCAGCTCTGGTAATAGCTTTCTGTCTACCTAAATTCCCTGGGCAGTTTTAATGGGAGGAGATATTTTTCAGTGTTGTACAGCTTCACAGAAACACTGCACAATGCTCCGGGACAGGCAGAAAAAGAGCTTTATTCCAACTGAGTGTGGGGGGAATTTAAGAGCAGAGTGTAATTACTGAACTTGGAATTTGGCCAACATACAACTAGACTGCTTTGCTACCTGCTCATCTGCTGCATTCCCTGTTTGGACCAGGAGTGGTCTGTGAaggacattttaaagaaaataatgctgCTTGTTGAATGTTGGGATATTGTCAGCTCCATTCTCTGTGCTGTATGTGGATGTCTATGTCCATCACActctctgcttcctgcagcagcacctgctccacctgggcactgccacaGGCCCAGCAgctcttttcttctctgaattAGTTTCAGTGTTGCTCATTTGTAATTCTAACAACAGTCAGGAATGTGCTGCTTCCACGGCAAACCACCAAAATGCAGCTCTAGTTCTACTGAATGGAAGggatatcagggaaaaaagggaagaggcTTTGATTCTGATTCTGCCTTTGTTTATAGACACTGTTAGGTAATAACATTTGGTTCAACATGCAGCATTTCCATTTGACCTCACACTTGTTCACTTACCTGTTGGAAAATCCTGGTTACATACTTTGGGGCAGATGCATCATGTTTTCCCAAAATAAGATTTGTATGcaattgcagcagcagcagcattaatACATTCACAGTTTTGGAGCAGGGTCTATAATCATCGTGTGCCTTACAGGAACATGTTGAAGCTGGTTGTTTGTCAGTCAGGAATACACATTTGTCTGAGAGAAGATGAAGTGAGAATTTGAGATCTAGGCTGGATCTTTCCATGTCATAGGAAAACTCAGAACTTAGCCCAACTCCACACAATTTCACAAGTAGacatttataattaaaaatctAGAGCTGAGCAGCCCTCAGCTGAAGAAATGTAGGATGAGAATAAAAATTTTCCAAGTACACTGCTTAGCCAATTTGTTAACTTATGCAGAGCAGGTCAAAGCCATGTGTTTGAGAGGCTGGTGCTGTCCTTTGATCAGGGATCATGAGATGTACAGCCTTTTCTGGACATCTACAGTGGTTTTCACAAGTCTTTTAAAATccctgcatttttctcttttccatcataggaaaaatattattttcaaggTGAATGATGAgattttatattataatataaacGCTTAGACATAACATTCAGTAGGAGAGGCTAAAGTGACTAATtgttgaaaaaaatcttaacagTGTCAGCCTCTTTCCTTggctcctgcttttctttttagtagCTGAGACTGAGAAGAGAGGCTGTTGTAGTGCCattcaaatttttattattcattaaaGGACTGCCCTATGAAAGCCCTGAGTTATGGTTGGTTATTTCTTTGCTAGTCCTTCAGCACAGTGGACTGCACGCTGGTCAGGGACTGGAAATGCACTAGGGTTGGTGAATAGGAGGGATAAGATATCTGCAGTTAATCAATAAAATGAGATCAATTgaagcacagagctcagagaaCCTCTCCTTGGACTAGATCATTCTACTTGAATAAAACTGAGTTGAGCTACTGTAGGATGTGGActtgaaaaaaccaaacagaccCATGCCCCCTGCTGAGTACTCATTTCTCTCCTGCCACCTCTCACACCAAATCTTTTTTGCACATGGCAGATCTCATATTTTATTGTAACAGCCCATCACATTCTGCCTGTTTGACTTACCACTCCTGATATTCtcactgaaaaagaaacaatgagCCCTTTTCCAGCTTTAAACTTTACAAAATGAAAGTGCTTTTTACTATTCACATTTTGAGGCTGTTAACTCTAAGATTTCTAGCTATCCTTTCCCTGATTACATCATCCTGTTTTAATGGaatgtttgcttgttttatttaagtaattatgccctgtgctctctgcagtggGTTCTGGGTTCTGTGGGTGATAGCAGAGagtgcctttgtgctgctgcctaTTTGGGTTATACAGGGGGGTGTGCTTGCTTTAACAAggccagagctggctgctgcctaAATTATGTTCTGCAGTTCCAACTGGCTGCCTTGGAAAGCTCAAATTAAACatgtgcagaggaaaaaaatcccctgtCTGCACTCCAACTGTGAAGAGGCCAGAGCTGCCCTTTGCACACAGTGCCACTACCCCTGGGCAACTGCACCAAGTGAGCTTTGGCCTTCGCTTTCAACTAAAACTTCTGTACCACTCACAATCTGAGCACAGTGCCAGAAGCAATGGCAGCACTACagcaaggaaatgaaagataaGGATTAAAACCCTCTTAAACTCTGTTCTCTCTACTCCCCCTGGTAAAATCCATGTCTGCTGATATCTCTGAGTATGTGCCCTGGAATTCTCTGACACTAAATGCCCGTGCTGGTTTGTAGGTGTTGCTGTGAGCACACACCTGGGTGCTCCACACCTGcattaaaaacacacacatcACTGTTTGTCAGAGAGGGAAGCCCTCGGGAAAACTCCTGGCAGCAGATCCTCCTCTGCACTCACCACTCTGCAGCCTCTGGCTCTTAGCAGTGGCAAAACAGTccaacctgctgctgctgctgctggggaacaGCAAAGAATCCTCTTTTTGTCCCATCTTCCCTCACTTAAGAATTATCTTTTAGGTATGTTTAGACTGGGGTTATGCCAGATGAGTTTACTGATGAGAATCTTAACAACTGCCATGTAAATACACTGAGGTCCCTCTTGAAACACCTCTGGGATGTTATGGACAACTGGAGACAAGATCCCTTCAATGCTTCTCAAAATGTTTAAACTTTGGGGAACCATCCtggaaaaagccaaaccaaTATTTACTGCTCAAATATTGAAACCACTTTTTCAGTGAACAGTTAAAGAAGTAACAGATTGGCACTTCCTCCACTTCTCCTTAATTGGGCCAGTTAATGCTATTAAACTGATCTTCCTTATACAGGTATAATTATCCTTTCCAAAGCATTTCCACTGATTTGCCTCAGGGTTTTAAATACtgcaattacttttttttttcttgcaaatgcTAAAATTAATCTTTAGTCATTACCATTGCTATCAAAGCAGGAAAAACGAGTTTCCAGAacttttactattatttttcaGCAGTTCTAACCAAATCTCTTGTAGCAGGCTTCACCTAGTTAAAATTTCATCCGTGCCAGGCAGCCTGACAAGATCCAGATCTCATTTGCCTGATGATCCCTGGTCCCTGAGGGATGACACTCCTACAGCCCCACTCCAGCTCCAATCAAGCGCCACAGAAACAATTAGGGACACTTTGCATTATCTAAATGAAAGATTGAATTATGAAAATGTGCTCTGCTCATTTTCCACTGAGGTTTTTACATGTGGGCCCAGCAGTACTGGTGGTATATGCACCCAACCTTTTTCAGGTGGTTCTTTTGAGACAAATTTATCTTTTGAGATAAATGCCTGGCCTTGTAAGGTTTGAAGTGAGAAATCTCAGCATTTTTGCTGCTCTGGTTGCACCCAGAAAAGCTGCTTGGAACAAGTAGAAGGCAACAAAAAGAGCACTCCTTATTTCCAGCCTCTTCACTCATGTTTTGGAATTAAATTGGGCATTGAATTTTATGACAACTTTTAGAGGAACAGTTTTACAGTAAATTTCTGCGTGGTTCGGTAACTTcattttctggattttaaatCTACTTTTTAGAAAACATAACCAGAGATAATATGCAACAATAGTTAATATCTATTCAATTCTTAAAGAGTATCCTCTGACTGGTATCTcagtggggaagaggagggcaAAGGACAGTTAGTACATaacacaacacaaaaaaatcttGACATTAATGAAAAGCATTGTCTGATCTTT contains the following coding sequences:
- the TACSTD2 gene encoding tumor-associated calcium signal transducer 2; this encodes MEPLFGVVLGLMLAVASPAHDSCTCETNKWAVCAQDGPGNCTCRLAGSDHPVDCSTLTSKCFLMKAEMMPLKEKRLWRPPQGVSDSDGMYNPDCEDSGVFKARQCNQSSTCWCVNTAGVRRTEKGGSSLSCSELVRTRWIYMELTHKRSSSAFAVPDVAKALTQLFESRYKLHPKYIAAIKYDPPLIQIRLDQNKKPRWDVDIADVAYYFEKDVNNDSVFPSNSRLTVSVNGDALAIEKLGIYYVDEKPPEFSMRQLAAGIGAVVTVVLLTAGIGIAVLLVLRWLHRRTYKKFECKEMREIKAPSLELP